From a region of the Campylobacter showae genome:
- the purB gene encoding adenylosuccinate lyase, with protein MVERYSREQMAQKWDMQAKYGAWLEVEKAAVKAWNKLGFISDADCEKICKNAKFDVARIDEIEKTTKHDVIAFLTSVSESLGEESRFVHYGMTSSDCIDTAVALQIKSSMELIIEDVKGLMSAIKTRAQEHKNTMMVGRSHGIHGEPITFGLVLAVWYDEVARALKLLQDAKEVAAYGKLSGAMGNFAHAPLEFEELTCAELGLKPAPASNQVIQRDRYAHVISAIAVLAATCEKIAVAVRHFQRTEVYEAEEYFSPGQKGSSAMPHKRNPVLSENITGLCRMLRSYVTPALENVALWHERDISHSSVERFILPDAFITADFMLARITNLIANLVVYPENMMKNLNLTGGLVFSQRVLLQLPQRGISREDAYKIVQRNAMKVWADLQEGKKAINENGESLFLQNLLADEELRASLGEAEIKECFDYAYYARHVDGIFKRVFGKQDEI; from the coding sequence ATGGTAGAGAGATATTCGCGTGAACAGATGGCGCAGAAGTGGGATATGCAGGCAAAATACGGCGCGTGGCTGGAGGTCGAAAAGGCTGCGGTCAAGGCATGGAATAAGCTGGGTTTTATCAGCGATGCGGACTGCGAGAAAATTTGCAAAAACGCAAAATTTGACGTAGCACGCATCGACGAGATTGAAAAGACGACCAAGCACGACGTGATCGCATTTCTAACGAGCGTGAGCGAGAGCCTGGGCGAGGAGAGCCGCTTCGTACACTACGGCATGACTAGCTCAGATTGCATTGACACCGCCGTCGCGCTTCAGATCAAAAGCAGCATGGAGCTCATTATCGAGGACGTAAAAGGCCTGATGAGCGCGATCAAAACCAGAGCGCAGGAGCACAAAAACACGATGATGGTCGGCCGTAGCCACGGCATCCACGGCGAGCCGATCACCTTCGGGCTCGTGCTTGCGGTCTGGTACGACGAGGTCGCGCGCGCGCTCAAGCTGCTACAAGACGCCAAAGAGGTCGCCGCCTACGGCAAGCTAAGCGGCGCTATGGGAAATTTCGCTCACGCACCGCTCGAGTTTGAGGAGCTAACCTGCGCCGAGCTCGGCCTAAAGCCAGCCCCAGCGTCAAATCAAGTCATTCAGCGCGATCGCTACGCCCACGTCATCAGCGCGATCGCCGTCCTAGCCGCCACCTGCGAAAAGATCGCCGTCGCCGTGCGCCACTTCCAAAGGACGGAAGTTTACGAGGCAGAGGAATACTTTAGCCCCGGCCAAAAGGGCTCCAGCGCGATGCCACATAAACGCAATCCCGTACTTAGCGAAAACATCACTGGCCTTTGCAGGATGCTGCGCTCATACGTGACGCCGGCACTCGAAAATGTCGCGCTCTGGCACGAACGCGACATCAGCCACAGCTCGGTCGAGCGATTTATCCTGCCGGACGCCTTTATCACGGCTGATTTTATGCTCGCGCGCATTACGAATTTGATCGCAAATCTGGTAGTTTATCCGGAAAATATGATGAAAAATCTAAATTTGACCGGTGGGCTCGTCTTTTCTCAGCGCGTGCTTCTGCAGCTTCCGCAGCGCGGGATCTCGCGCGAGGACGCGTATAAGATCGTACAGCGCAACGCTATGAAGGTCTGGGCGGATCTACAAGAGGGCAAAAAAGCGATAAACGAAAACGGCGAGAGCCTATTTTTGCAAAATTTGCTCGCCGACGAGGAGCTACGCGCGAGCCTGGGCGAGGCAGAGATCAAAGAGTGCTTTGATTATGCGTATTACGCCAGGCACGTGGATGGGATATTTAAAAGAGTTTTTGGAAAGCAGGACGAAATTTAA
- a CDS encoding TIR domain-containing protein codes for MYNLFISHSWAYGEAYDNLVKLLNAKPYFYYKNYSVPKNNPIHNAGSDWELKEAIKRQMQPASCIIILAGVYATYSKWINIEIELAKSMNKKIIAVQPWAAERTSMVVKNSADRIVKWSTDSIVDAIRELC; via the coding sequence ATGTACAATTTGTTTATTAGTCACTCTTGGGCGTATGGAGAAGCATATGATAATCTTGTAAAGCTATTGAATGCAAAACCATATTTTTATTATAAAAATTATTCAGTTCCTAAAAATAATCCAATTCATAATGCGGGTAGTGATTGGGAGCTGAAAGAAGCAATAAAAAGGCAAATGCAGCCAGCAAGTTGCATTATTATATTGGCTGGAGTATATGCTACTTATAGCAAATGGATTAATATTGAAATAGAGTTGGCAAAAAGCATGAACAAGAAAATAATTGCTGTACAACCTTGGGCAGCAGAAAGAACCTCTATGGTAGTTAAAAACTCTGCCGACAGGATAGTTAAGTGGAGTACAGATTCTATTGTTGATGCGATACGAGAACTTTGTTAG
- the hisF gene encoding imidazole glycerol phosphate synthase subunit HisF — MNHFAKRIIPCLDVKDGRVVKGVNFVGLVDAGDPVEIAKRYNAEGADELCFLDITASHLERDTIVDVVERVARELFIPLTVGGGIRTIDDISRLLNVGCDKISLNSAAIKNPNLIDEAANKFGSQCVVVAIDSKRTGESYRVFINGGRLDTGRDALAWAKEAQERGAGEILLTSMDCDGVKNGFELNLTRIFSELDIPVIASGGAGKIEHFKDAFLAGADACLAASIFHFREIEIKALKTYLRNQGIEVRL; from the coding sequence ATGAATCATTTTGCAAAACGCATAATCCCGTGCCTAGACGTCAAAGACGGACGCGTGGTAAAAGGCGTAAATTTCGTAGGTCTCGTGGATGCGGGCGATCCGGTCGAGATAGCCAAACGCTACAACGCGGAGGGTGCGGACGAGCTGTGCTTCCTCGATATCACGGCGTCACACCTTGAGCGCGATACGATCGTGGACGTCGTAGAGCGGGTCGCGCGCGAGCTTTTTATCCCGCTGACCGTTGGCGGCGGTATCCGTACGATCGACGACATCTCACGCCTCCTAAACGTCGGCTGCGACAAAATAAGCCTCAACTCAGCCGCAATAAAAAATCCAAATTTGATAGACGAAGCGGCGAATAAATTCGGCTCGCAGTGCGTCGTAGTCGCAATCGATTCAAAGAGGACGGGCGAGAGTTATAGGGTTTTTATAAACGGCGGCAGGCTGGATACCGGCAGGGATGCACTTGCTTGGGCAAAAGAAGCTCAGGAGCGCGGTGCGGGCGAAATTTTACTCACGTCGATGGACTGCGACGGCGTTAAAAACGGCTTCGAGTTAAATTTGACGCGCATTTTTAGCGAGCTTGACATCCCCGTCATCGCAAGCGGCGGTGCGGGCAAAATAGAGCACTTTAAGGACGCATTTTTAGCAGGTGCGGACGCGTGTTTGGCAGCCTCTATCTTTCACTTTAGAGAGATCGAAATCAAGGCGCTTAAGACATATTTGCGTAATCAAGGTATCGAGGTTAGGCTATGA
- the rsmA gene encoding 16S rRNA (adenine(1518)-N(6)/adenine(1519)-N(6))-dimethyltransferase RsmA codes for MENIKAKKCFGQNFLHDEATLNKIIQAIPKDTQNIVEIGPGLGDLTFRILRICDVTSYEIDTELFALLQKKFANEIQNGRLKLFCKDALDQWSEDGLSDEPYFLAANLPYYVATKMILNAIEDEKCRGLVVMIQKEVALKFSAKSGDRDFSSLAILASLQGSCELLFDVAASCFNPPPKVTSSVIKLQKSKNLIGETGIFESKFEYEKFKTYLKIAFSAPRKTLMKNLSSSYNKPEVERIFSMLNLSASIRPHELNVDLYLEVFRNLKEDNERQKRRKSGSFSGQEQ; via the coding sequence ATGGAAAATATTAAAGCAAAAAAATGCTTTGGGCAAAATTTTTTACACGACGAAGCGACGCTAAACAAAATCATCCAAGCGATTCCCAAAGATACGCAAAATATCGTTGAGATTGGGCCTGGCTTAGGTGATTTGACATTTAGAATTTTGCGGATTTGCGACGTAACTAGCTACGAGATAGATACCGAGCTTTTTGCGTTGCTGCAGAAAAAATTCGCAAACGAAATTCAAAACGGACGATTGAAACTTTTTTGCAAAGACGCGCTGGATCAATGGAGCGAAGACGGCCTGAGCGATGAGCCGTATTTTTTAGCAGCAAACTTGCCCTACTACGTCGCTACGAAGATGATCCTAAATGCGATCGAAGACGAAAAATGTCGCGGCCTAGTCGTGATGATACAAAAGGAAGTCGCGCTCAAATTTAGCGCGAAAAGCGGCGATAGAGATTTTAGCTCTTTGGCGATTTTGGCTTCGCTTCAAGGTAGCTGTGAGCTGCTTTTTGACGTGGCTGCGAGCTGCTTTAATCCGCCGCCCAAGGTGACTTCCTCGGTTATAAAACTGCAAAAAAGTAAAAATTTAATAGGTGAAACGGGTATATTTGAGAGTAAATTTGAATACGAAAAATTTAAAACTTACCTCAAAATCGCCTTTAGCGCGCCTAGAAAAACGCTGATGAAAAATTTGAGTTCAAGCTATAATAAGCCTGAAGTCGAGCGAATTTTTAGCATGTTAAATTTGAGCGCAAGTATCCGTCCGCACGAACTAAATGTCGATCTTTATCTAGAAGTTTTTAGAAATTTAAAGGAAGATAATGAACGACAAAAGCGAAGAAAAAGCGGTAGTTTCTCAGGGCAAGAGCAATAA
- a CDS encoding purine-nucleoside phosphorylase produces MIISAGRNEVFAFALPMGVGLVDMSINLTALLQKRTMVDSCDRYKQNLAANGQLDERLNLINSPILQSAKTSQNPDKILNALPREIIFIGSAGLYKDGEVFEIYESSVAANIEISSLENKSYSPIESEITSVVPRGTCKVNSSNFITTDQNLAHKLFDRGYFLENMEFFAVLKVAQKFQIPAYGIFVATNFCDKNAHADFSKNHEQAKKELEKYLKQKEII; encoded by the coding sequence GTGATTATTTCTGCGGGACGAAATGAAGTATTTGCATTTGCTCTACCTATGGGCGTGGGGCTAGTGGATATGAGCATAAATTTGACGGCGCTTTTGCAAAAGCGAACTATGGTTGATAGCTGCGACAGATACAAGCAAAATTTGGCGGCTAATGGACAGCTTGACGAAAGGCTAAATTTGATAAATTCACCTATTTTGCAAAGCGCGAAAACTTCACAAAATCCGGATAAAATTTTAAATGCGCTGCCGAGAGAAATCATTTTTATAGGCTCGGCAGGACTTTACAAAGACGGCGAAGTTTTTGAAATTTACGAGAGCTCAGTCGCGGCAAACATCGAAATTTCAAGCCTAGAAAACAAAAGCTATTCGCCGATAGAGAGTGAAATCACTTCTGTTGTTCCACGTGGAACATGCAAGGTTAACTCATCAAATTTTATCACAACCGATCAAAATTTAGCTCACAAGCTTTTTGATAGAGGATATTTTTTAGAAAATATGGAATTTTTTGCCGTCCTCAAAGTCGCGCAAAAATTTCAAATCCCCGCTTACGGCATATTCGTCGCAACGAATTTCTGCGACAAAAACGCGCACGCAGACTTTAGCAAAAATCACGAGCAAGCAAAAAAGGAGCTCGAAAAATACCTAAAACAAAAGGAAATCATTTGA
- a CDS encoding ribonuclease J — translation MNDKSEEKAVVSQGKSNKKRRFRPRNKNKQENLDQNVQNGEQKASQSVIDNFFLEPFDGGEQHAQNGEQPNANKQNGKRNRSKNNKQNSQNSAQNDNKNANKQTANAENQTGEAKPKKQRKPKKNLPAKLNGNEQWQQDIASAMEANKAVHELRLEPMKYLNSTDHRIRVTPLGGLGEIGGNMTIFETDTSAIIVDIGMSFPSESMHGVDILIPDFDYVRKIKDKIKGVVITHAHEDHIGAVPYFYKEFKFPIYATPLPLGMINNKFEEHGLKQERSLFRSVEKRKPYLIGDFEVEWIHITHSIIDASALAITTKAGTIIHTGDFKIDHTPIDGYPTDLGRLAYYGERGVLCLMSDSTNSYREGFTKSESSVGKTFDAIFSKAKGRVIMSTFSSNIHRVYQAIDWGLKYNRKVCVIGRSMERNLYTAMELGYIKLDKKIFIDANEVGKFKDNEVLIVTTGSQGETMSALYRMATDEHKYIKIKPTDQIIISSKAIPGNESSVSTVLNFLIKSGASVAYQDFSEIHVSGHAAQEEQKLMLRLIKPKFFLPVHGEYNHIAKHKETAVACGVDERNIYLMSDGDQMEICQKYMKRAKTVKTGKVFIDNQINKQISDDVVIDRQNLAEAGVVMIIAQISRHGAKLINKPRVISYGLVGDKQDGEFRKEMEGVLEQYLSNVKEELLKDGRMLEGQVRQVIRKHIFRKVKKYPTIVPIIYLM, via the coding sequence ATGAACGACAAAAGCGAAGAAAAAGCGGTAGTTTCTCAGGGCAAGAGCAATAAAAAGCGCAGATTTCGCCCGAGAAATAAAAATAAACAAGAAAATTTAGACCAAAACGTACAAAACGGCGAGCAAAAAGCTAGCCAAAGCGTGATAGATAATTTCTTTTTAGAGCCTTTTGACGGCGGCGAACAGCACGCGCAAAACGGCGAACAACCTAACGCTAACAAACAAAACGGTAAAAGAAATCGTAGTAAAAACAACAAACAAAACTCTCAAAATAGCGCGCAAAACGATAATAAAAACGCTAACAAACAAACCGCTAACGCCGAAAATCAAACGGGCGAAGCTAAACCGAAAAAACAGCGAAAACCGAAGAAAAATTTACCCGCTAAGCTAAACGGCAACGAGCAGTGGCAGCAAGATATAGCTAGCGCCATGGAGGCTAACAAAGCCGTCCATGAACTACGCCTCGAGCCGATGAAATACCTAAACTCGACCGATCACAGGATCCGCGTCACGCCTCTTGGAGGGCTGGGCGAGATCGGCGGAAATATGACGATATTTGAGACCGACACGAGCGCAATCATCGTGGATATCGGCATGAGCTTTCCTAGCGAGAGCATGCACGGCGTGGATATCCTGATCCCGGACTTTGACTACGTACGCAAGATAAAAGACAAGATAAAAGGCGTCGTCATCACGCACGCACACGAGGATCATATCGGCGCGGTGCCCTACTTTTATAAAGAGTTTAAATTTCCGATTTACGCCACGCCGCTACCGCTTGGTATGATAAATAACAAATTTGAAGAGCACGGGCTAAAGCAGGAGCGTTCGCTTTTCCGCTCGGTCGAAAAGCGCAAGCCGTATTTGATAGGGGATTTTGAGGTCGAGTGGATACATATCACTCACTCTATCATCGACGCCAGCGCACTTGCCATCACGACAAAGGCAGGCACCATCATTCATACGGGCGACTTTAAGATCGACCACACGCCGATCGACGGCTACCCAACAGACCTTGGCAGACTCGCATACTACGGCGAGCGCGGCGTGCTGTGTCTCATGAGCGATAGCACGAACAGCTACAGAGAGGGCTTTACTAAAAGCGAAAGTAGCGTGGGCAAGACCTTTGATGCGATTTTCTCAAAAGCCAAAGGCCGCGTGATAATGAGCACGTTTAGCTCCAACATCCACCGCGTCTATCAGGCGATCGACTGGGGGCTAAAATATAACCGCAAGGTCTGCGTCATCGGTCGTAGCATGGAGCGCAACCTCTATACGGCGATGGAGCTTGGCTATATCAAGCTCGATAAGAAAATTTTTATCGACGCCAACGAAGTCGGTAAATTTAAAGATAACGAAGTGCTGATCGTCACCACCGGCTCTCAGGGCGAGACGATGAGCGCGCTGTACCGCATGGCTACGGATGAGCACAAATACATCAAAATAAAGCCGACCGATCAGATCATCATCAGCTCAAAGGCGATCCCGGGCAACGAAAGCAGCGTATCGACGGTACTAAATTTCCTCATCAAATCAGGCGCTAGCGTCGCGTATCAGGACTTTAGCGAGATACACGTGAGCGGTCACGCGGCGCAAGAGGAACAAAAACTGATGCTGCGCCTAATAAAGCCTAAATTTTTCCTCCCGGTCCACGGCGAGTACAACCACATCGCAAAGCATAAAGAAACGGCCGTAGCATGCGGCGTGGACGAGCGAAATATCTATCTGATGAGCGACGGCGATCAGATGGAAATTTGCCAAAAATACATGAAGCGCGCCAAGACGGTAAAAACGGGCAAGGTATTTATCGATAACCAAATCAACAAGCAAATTTCAGACGACGTCGTGATCGATAGGCAAAATTTGGCTGAAGCGGGCGTCGTGATGATCATCGCGCAAATCTCTCGCCACGGCGCTAAGCTCATAAACAAACCTCGCGTCATCAGCTACGGACTCGTGGGCGATAAGCAAGACGGCGAGTTTAGAAAAGAGATGGAGGGCGTGCTGGAGCAGTATCTAAGCAACGTCAAAGAGGAGCTTCTAAAAGACGGTAGGATGCTCGAGGGGCAGGTGCGTCAAGTCATCCGTAAGCATATCTTTAGAAAAGTCAAAAAATACCCGACCATCGTGCCGATCATATACCTGATGTAA
- the rlmN gene encoding 23S rRNA (adenine(2503)-C(2))-methyltransferase RlmN, whose product MKNLLDFTLDELKSQLSPPFRAKQIFEWLYKKNATSFDEMLNLPKDLRTNLAQEFYLDPLKCVKFERSADGSIKYLFELKDGLRIESVLLPMKEEISDENGEVARHARYTICVSSQVGCRMGCSFCLTGKSGLTRNLTPGEIVGQILWIKRENKIPYERRVNVVYMGMGEPLDNLENVSKAIKILKENDGLAIAPRRQTVSTSGLGSQIKKLGEMDLGVLLAISLHAVTNELRSKLMPINNAYKIESVMEAVRGFPIDMRKRVMFEYLVIKDMNDGIKDAKKLVSLLHGIKAKVNLIYFNPHEGSEYGRPNKADMEAFQTYLRDHGVTCTIRQSKGLDISAACGQLKERDNQINGKTIAKTAK is encoded by the coding sequence TTGAAAAATTTGCTTGATTTTACATTAGACGAGCTAAAATCACAGCTCTCGCCGCCATTTCGCGCGAAGCAAATTTTCGAGTGGCTATATAAGAAAAACGCAACTAGTTTTGATGAGATGTTAAATTTGCCGAAGGATCTGCGTACAAATTTGGCGCAGGAGTTTTACCTTGATCCGCTAAAATGCGTCAAATTTGAACGTAGCGCCGATGGCTCTATAAAGTATCTTTTCGAGCTCAAAGACGGGCTGCGTATCGAAAGCGTGTTGCTGCCGATGAAAGAAGAGATCAGCGACGAAAACGGTGAGGTGGCACGCCATGCTCGTTATACGATCTGTGTTAGCTCACAGGTAGGCTGCCGCATGGGCTGTTCGTTTTGCCTAACAGGCAAGAGCGGACTAACAAGAAACCTAACGCCGGGCGAGATCGTAGGGCAAATTTTATGGATAAAAAGAGAAAACAAAATCCCATACGAGCGCCGCGTAAACGTCGTATATATGGGCATGGGCGAGCCTCTGGATAATCTAGAAAACGTTAGTAAAGCCATAAAAATTTTAAAAGAGAACGATGGATTAGCTATCGCTCCGCGCCGCCAAACCGTTAGTACTAGCGGGCTAGGCAGCCAGATAAAAAAGCTCGGCGAGATGGATCTGGGCGTGCTGTTAGCGATATCTTTGCACGCCGTTACTAACGAGCTTCGTAGCAAACTGATGCCGATAAATAACGCCTACAAAATCGAGTCCGTTATGGAGGCGGTGAGAGGGTTTCCCATCGATATGCGCAAGCGAGTGATGTTTGAGTACCTCGTCATAAAAGACATGAATGACGGCATAAAGGACGCCAAAAAGCTCGTCTCGCTGCTGCACGGCATCAAGGCAAAGGTAAATTTGATCTACTTTAACCCGCACGAGGGCAGCGAATACGGTCGTCCGAACAAAGCCGATATGGAGGCATTTCAGACGTATCTGCGCGACCACGGCGTAACCTGCACCATCAGGCAGAGCAAGGGGCTAGATATCAGCGCAGCGTGCGGACAGCTAAAAGAGCGCGACAATCAAATAAACGGCAAAACGATAGCTAAGACGGCAAAATGA
- the bcsF gene encoding cellulose biosynthesis protein BcsF, translated as MTLLDISQIVFVCIVVFIGLGLIIKTAFYDKSNR; from the coding sequence ATGACACTACTTGATATATCACAGATAGTTTTCGTCTGTATCGTGGTTTTTATAGGGCTTGGACTGATTATAAAAACGGCTTTTTATGACAAATCCAACCGATGA
- a CDS encoding ribonucleoside-diphosphate reductase subunit alpha, producing MKVLKRNGRTEELDVSKIKKYTSEAVAGLANVSLSELEVDAKIQFRDMITTEEIQQTLIKTAVEKIDIDRPNWTFVAARLFLYDLYHKVTGFSGYNHLRDYLQKGEKAGRVIPGLKEKYDLDDLNDYIRPERDLQFAYLGIKTLYDRYLIKDRSGAPIELPQQMFMAIAMFLAQNELDCQGWAKKFYDLISKFEVMLATPTLSNARTTRHQLSSCYVGSTPDNIEGIFDSYKEMALLSKFGGGIGWDWCKVRAMGGSIDGHKNAAGGIIPFLKVTNDIAVAVDQLGTRKGAIAVYVEPWHMDVSDFLDLRKNSGEERRRAHELFPALWINDLFMKRVKENARWTLFDPAEVADLCDLYGDEFEERYLAYENDEKIQKNVVMAKELWKKILTSYFESGMPFLCFKDNANKANPNDHDGIIRSSNLCTEIFQNTQPNYYKIKITFDNGSERLFDEEEDVTVDSGITKKAKKLSALDSIGGEQIFIVEKESVEGKTAVCNLASINLSKINKKDDIERVVPIAVRMLDNVIDLNFYPHKKVKHTNLVSRSIGLGVMGEAQMLAERGVKWGSYEHLALIDSVMENISYNAIYASSNLAVEKGVYPLFEGSKWSRGVMPIDTANVNAKALLNDRGGLFDENACDWSKLREKVKKDGMRNGYLMAIAPTSSISILVGTTQTIEPVYKRKWFEHNLSGMIPNVVPNLSPETWQFYTPAYELDQRMLVRAGAIRQKWIDQGQSLNIFMSLDKASGGYLSEIYTLAWELGLKSTYYLRSESPDSEKLNNVADRSIECEGCQ from the coding sequence ATGAAAGTACTAAAACGAAACGGACGCACGGAAGAGCTTGACGTAAGCAAGATCAAAAAATACACGAGCGAGGCGGTCGCTGGGCTAGCAAACGTGAGCCTAAGCGAGCTTGAGGTGGATGCGAAAATTCAATTTCGCGATATGATAACGACCGAAGAGATCCAGCAAACGCTAATCAAAACGGCCGTCGAAAAGATCGACATCGACCGCCCAAACTGGACCTTCGTCGCAGCAAGGCTGTTTTTATACGACCTTTATCACAAGGTCACGGGCTTTAGCGGCTACAACCACCTACGCGACTATCTGCAAAAAGGCGAAAAAGCAGGCCGCGTCATCCCTGGACTAAAAGAAAAATACGATCTGGACGACCTAAACGACTACATTAGGCCCGAGCGCGACTTGCAGTTTGCATATCTAGGTATCAAGACCCTATACGACCGCTATCTCATAAAAGACCGCAGCGGTGCGCCGATCGAGCTACCGCAGCAGATGTTTATGGCCATAGCGATGTTCCTCGCGCAAAACGAACTAGACTGCCAAGGCTGGGCGAAGAAATTTTACGACCTTATATCTAAATTTGAAGTCATGCTAGCCACTCCGACGCTCTCAAACGCCCGCACGACGCGCCACCAGCTAAGCTCCTGCTACGTGGGAAGTACGCCAGATAATATCGAGGGAATTTTCGATAGCTATAAAGAGATGGCATTGCTTAGCAAATTTGGCGGGGGTATCGGCTGGGACTGGTGCAAGGTGCGCGCTATGGGCGGTAGCATCGACGGACATAAAAATGCGGCCGGCGGTATAATTCCGTTTCTAAAAGTCACGAACGACATCGCCGTCGCCGTCGATCAACTAGGCACGAGAAAGGGCGCGATAGCCGTCTACGTCGAGCCGTGGCACATGGACGTGAGCGACTTCCTGGATCTGCGCAAAAACTCGGGCGAGGAGCGCCGAAGAGCGCACGAGCTATTTCCAGCGCTTTGGATAAACGACCTTTTCATGAAACGCGTCAAAGAAAACGCGCGCTGGACTCTCTTTGACCCCGCAGAAGTCGCCGATCTGTGCGATCTATACGGCGATGAGTTCGAGGAACGCTATCTAGCATACGAAAACGACGAAAAGATCCAAAAAAACGTCGTCATGGCAAAGGAACTGTGGAAGAAAATTTTAACTAGCTATTTTGAATCTGGCATGCCGTTTTTGTGCTTTAAAGATAATGCCAACAAAGCCAATCCGAACGACCACGACGGCATCATCAGAAGCTCAAATTTATGCACCGAAATTTTCCAAAATACGCAACCGAACTACTACAAGATCAAGATCACGTTTGATAACGGCTCCGAGCGGCTATTTGACGAAGAAGAAGACGTCACGGTCGATAGCGGCATAACCAAAAAAGCCAAAAAGCTAAGCGCGCTAGATAGCATCGGCGGCGAGCAAATTTTCATCGTCGAAAAAGAAAGCGTCGAGGGCAAAACCGCCGTATGCAACCTCGCGAGCATAAATTTAAGCAAAATCAACAAAAAAGATGACATCGAGCGCGTCGTGCCGATCGCCGTACGTATGTTAGATAACGTCATCGATCTAAATTTCTACCCGCACAAAAAGGTCAAACACACCAACCTAGTCTCTCGCTCGATCGGCCTTGGCGTGATGGGCGAGGCGCAGATGCTAGCCGAACGCGGCGTGAAATGGGGCAGCTACGAGCACCTAGCGCTGATTGATAGCGTGATGGAAAACATAAGCTATAACGCCATCTACGCCAGCTCAAATTTGGCGGTAGAAAAGGGCGTGTATCCGCTTTTTGAAGGCTCAAAGTGGAGCAGGGGAGTGATGCCTATCGATACGGCAAACGTAAACGCCAAAGCGCTTCTAAACGATAGAGGCGGGCTGTTTGACGAGAACGCCTGCGACTGGAGCAAACTACGCGAAAAGGTCAAAAAAGACGGTATGCGAAACGGCTATCTGATGGCGATCGCGCCGACGTCGAGCATCAGCATACTCGTGGGCACCACCCAGACGATCGAGCCCGTATATAAGCGCAAGTGGTTCGAGCACAACCTGAGTGGCATGATACCAAACGTCGTGCCGAATCTCAGCCCAGAGACGTGGCAGTTCTACACGCCTGCCTACGAGCTAGATCAGCGCATGCTCGTGCGTGCCGGCGCCATCCGCCAAAAGTGGATCGACCAAGGCCAAAGCCTAAATATTTTCATGAGTCTAGACAAAGCCAGCGGCGGATATCTGAGCGAAATTTACACGCTTGCGTGGGAGCTGGGACTAAAATCGACCTACTATCTACGCTCCGAAAGCCCTGATAGCGAAAAGCTAAATAACGTCGCCGATCGCTCGATCGAGTGCGAGGGATGTCAGTAA
- a CDS encoding pseudouridine synthase family protein — protein sequence MPYIHKFIARAEGQKAYEILLQNGYKMREAQRLIDKGRLICDGAVVSEKNALLSGEICLIDYETNPRGLQPIFECDKFAVFDKPSGVLSHPNGRHCEYSLNDEIWSLYGREASVAHRLDCETSGLIVVGKDKNAVINLKKLFENRQVYKSYVALAHGKISENLCIEASMDLANDYDDVKMRMRICEDGKSAVTEILPLEYFADIDATLVRAVPLTGRQHQIRLHLFHVEHKILGEPLYGLARPQIEKILDKEMSEAERILMTGAPRLLLHSNEISFKFDGVEYKIKSKFDARNEFCKIIKSK from the coding sequence TTGCCTTATATTCATAAATTTATCGCACGTGCCGAAGGGCAAAAAGCGTATGAAATTTTGCTGCAAAACGGCTATAAAATGCGCGAAGCCCAGCGCCTAATCGACAAAGGCCGACTTATCTGCGACGGCGCGGTCGTCAGCGAGAAAAACGCATTGCTAAGCGGTGAAATTTGTCTGATAGATTATGAGACGAATCCGCGCGGTTTACAGCCGATTTTTGAGTGCGATAAATTTGCGGTTTTTGATAAACCCAGCGGCGTGCTCAGTCACCCAAACGGCAGGCACTGCGAGTACTCGCTAAATGACGAAATTTGGTCGCTCTACGGCCGCGAGGCGTCAGTAGCGCATCGTCTGGACTGCGAAACTAGCGGACTCATCGTCGTTGGCAAAGACAAAAATGCGGTCATAAATTTGAAAAAACTTTTTGAAAATCGCCAGGTTTATAAAAGCTACGTCGCGCTCGCACACGGCAAAATAAGCGAAAATTTGTGTATCGAAGCGAGTATGGATCTAGCAAACGACTATGACGACGTGAAAATGCGAATGCGAATTTGCGAGGATGGCAAAAGTGCGGTTACGGAGATTTTGCCGTTAGAGTATTTTGCCGATATCGATGCGACGCTGGTTCGAGCCGTACCGCTTACGGGCAGACAGCATCAAATTCGTTTGCATTTGTTCCACGTGGAACATAAGATTTTAGGCGAACCGCTTTATGGTCTAGCGCGACCGCAAATCGAGAAAATTTTAGATAAAGAGATGAGCGAAGCTGAGCGAATTTTGATGACCGGTGCACCGAGATTGCTGCTACATTCGAATGAAATTAGTTTTAAATTTGACGGCGTAGAGTACAAAATAAAATCCAAATTTGACGCTAGAAACGAGTTTTGCAAGATCATAAAATCAAAATAA